DNA from Hippoglossus hippoglossus isolate fHipHip1 chromosome 13, fHipHip1.pri, whole genome shotgun sequence:
tctacgttcttttttccctgttaaaagggtttttaagtagtttttccttactcttgttgagggttaagggcagaggatgtcacaccttgttaaagccctatgagacaaattgtgatttgtgaatatgggctatacaaataaaatttgattgattgattgattaagtGGACGAGCTTTAATATGGTTAATTATTTTCACGGCCTGGTGAAGCACTGACTCGAAGAGCGGTGGCATTTTCTTGGCAGCAAGTGCCTCGCGATGGACCATGCAGTGTGTCCATTGCACAAGTGGAGCAACTTGCTGGACGCGAGCTACGAGGCCACGCTCACGCCCTGTCATCGACCGCGCTCCATCTGTGCAGAGGCCAATACACTTTCCCCAGCCAAAACCACTGTCTTGGATGAACGAGTCAAGGACATTAAAGATTGCCTCCCCTGTTGTACGGGTCTGAAGAGGCCGGCAAAACAGGATGTCCTCCTCAATTTCCTTTTCCCGCACATACCTGACGTAAGTGAGAAGCTGGGCCTGTCCAGCGATGTCAGTGGATTCGTCCAGCTGCAGTGCATATTAAGGACTGATTTGAATGTAGTGTATTAGTTGCTCTTTGATATCACTAGACATTTCTGATATTCGGCGTGACACAGTGTCATTTGACATAGGTATTGCGCTGAGTTTAGCAGCTGCACTCTCTCCTATCATTATTCTACACATGTCTTGCGCGGCCGGCAAAATCAGTGTTTCGGCAATTGTATGGGGTTTGCCAAGCTTAGCAATTCTATGAGCAACTACATACGATGCCTCCAGACACTGCTTGGAGACAGTGCTATGCTTGGAGATGGTGGTTTGTTGTTGCTGGAGGCCATCACGTTTAAAGAAGTCCACAGGCTTCTCTTTCAAGTCAGGGTGTTTGGTGTCGAGGtgcctttttaatttgcatggCTTCATGCTGTCATTTGCCAGCACCTcggcacacaaaacacactgaggacgtTGCTCAGTCGTGCCAGTGATGGTGAAACCAAACTGCAAATAGCTCTCGTCATATTTGCGAAGCGTTGGCTTCTTCGCAACTGGCGCATCGGTTGCCTGACTTTTACGAATCAGAAACTTGTCCAtagttgtttgtttgctgatacAGTGTGTGAAGTTAATAAAGTTCTAATTGCAACGTCGTGGtcttgtgagtgtgtttgtatgtggcTGTGAGCGACTTGCACACGAATAATGAATAAGGCTGTGCTAGGCAATGGTTCCTAACAAAACGAACAGTACACAATGTAGACAGGGACAGCACAGAATAGTATTCAAGtgctggtgttttatttgttgcaaCACGGTGGATGATTGAAGATGTAAAGGTAGGTGTTAAGGAGAAAAGGGCTAGCTGCAGTTGGAAGAAGTTAGCTAGCTAGAAGGCTAGCTCTTGGGGCTAGGAGCTTTCTAAAAAGACTGTGGAGCAAATTACTCCTTAGATTAGGCTACGAATAGGCCTACTGCAAGTGCAGGAAGGTATTACTAAGGAAGGAGTGAGTCTTTaaaaagactgtttataaagcaATGAATATCTGAATGATAGAGGAAACAAGAGCAATCGCACAAACTCTGCAGGGTGTCGTCTCAGTGAGGGTGAGCGCTGACCATGCCTGCGGTTACTTTTATACTCGGAAGCGTACGTGCAACTCGCGTTCAAATGATAACACTCCTCTTTTGATTGGTGGATCAGGAACGAAAcagtatttgatttgtttgtgtcagtccAGCCCTTTGCATTTCGCCACTGAGGGAGCTTTCACTAACCAGTGACAGGTCGGCGgtcgtttttatttttttaattttttaatttttctccGTCTGTGACATCGCGCCCCCCCTGGAGAGTGTTCGCGCCCCCCCactttgagaaccactgctttaAAGAGTGCTTCCCCCTCTGGcccccctcctctgtgtgtgtatctcacaAATTAGTCGCACTTGTGTGTCCCCCACTGGGAAGAGACAGATCTATGCTCCAGTGCAGATATCCAACAAATCACTCTTTTTCAAAAGCTATAAGTCtgatctgtgaaataaaaacactgtaagaatcccaagactttgccgaacacacacatatatttttcATTGGTTAGAGTTAAGAAATGTGAGTtggaaaacaataacaaaataaaattagaCCCAATGAGAGGGACAACAAAGAACTAAAGTTACAACATGAATACAGCCAAAAGTTTAGCTCTGATAGATTTCATAGTGACATTTCTGCAAAGCTAACgtgtttttctatgttttaaactaaaaagCATTTATGACAACCTCCATTTGTGGCTTTGAAAGCAGTTTAAGCACCAAAAAGTACATAAAAAACAGTCCTTTTCTCACTCTCGTTTGTTTGATAGAAAGACCTTAACCCCCATTCATTTTTTTGGCTGTTTTTTAGCAATTTTTGAGCAAAGCATTTGACGAAAGCCTTAGAAAAGTCATAGCACACCATTCCAAGTAATTCCACatgatttaaaggggacatagcatgcccattttaccacaagttgatatggttccttggggtcttaatgaaatgtctgtaacatactttggtcaaaataccacaaggatcatttaaaacagcacgctttttaccctgtataaaacagccctccacagagtgacctgttttgagtgcctgttcctttaaatgctaatgagccagctcccccctcccccctctccccccatgattttaaacgatataaattacatattttatatgatataaattataaaatatgcatcccatactttgtattccccttctgttgtcctggagttttaattttcccaatcacataattaaatgtccccctctgcccatccactacaagcacacaagcagacagacagagagagaaagagaggggtggggggggggggggggctatgaagaccatcatttacccccgaaccccgacattcaacgggtacaacaacaagtggagaaagcagaatcgcgggctgaccttatatatacagtctatggggctgaccagcgcggagaaatgcacgtcccgtgtgaacagccaggcggctgcgcgcttgagaactTGAGAACTACACCGGACGCGGagcttccgcgtccggtgtaaacccggtgtaacgagtgggggggctctgtgtgtttgtgccagtgttacagtagtgctgaacactgcggaggtcttccacactgctggctgtgtggcgttgacacaaattccagctcacgcatgggagagcgagcggtcgcgcccgagcaactgctgcagcctcccagtcccaacgatccagacaaatgccacatgtgagtgaatcgcgggctgaccagcggagaaatgctcgtcccgtgtgaacagccaggcggctgcgtgcttgcgaacggcgctgcgctgcctcgcagcctcgctgcgtccggtgtaaacccggcgtaacgagtgtggggggacgggtgggccaaggccatagggagacttccagtgccttgttacgacacaaaacccaggaagctcaatcgagtcactcaagcatgacgtttctgacttagaggaaccataacaaaacgcgcgagtgttttttcccagagtttttgggttggtagacatgagccagatacccacattaacctgtagaagcactaacaaagtggaatttgcatgctatgtcccctttaatatatCTCTTGTGTATGTGCGACAAAAATTAGAGAGTAGCGGGACGAAatttatgaaagaaaaagtaagaaCTACAAAATTCCTCCCGAgaaattttgaatgtgtgcctAGTGCTTGCTGCCAAGATCCCTCACacgtggctctctctgaggtttctacgttctttttaccctaTTTTCTTtcgtttttccttactcttgttgaggttaagaacagaggatgtcacaccttgttaaagccgtatgagacaaattgtgatttgtgaatatgggttatacaaataaaatgtgattgatctGATTGATTGAAGATCCTGAGATCTAACGAGGAAGCATGGCATTAAGATCGTGCCAGGCTTCCCTTGCTTGGTGGAGGACTGCAGCCTGGCcgtgggggggggtggttgtGGGTCACAGCAGCTTGAAGTCCGCTGCACGTATGAACAACGCGGTTGTCATTTTTGTAGACAGCATGGAGAAGGCGAACATGGTTGTGGCAAGTGGCATCAAACTGAATGATATGTTCGTATCTGTTCTGCCTCTTGCCACACCGGCGGTTAAAGTCACTCTGTCTCTGGCCCCCGTTTATTAGAGATGAGACAATGATCAGAGAACTGTCGAGACACGGGAAGATAGTGTCTCACTCAGTTGAGTGAGgggggacaggaggggacaggtgGGGTCCAGCAGTTGAGTCAGGTGAGTGAGGGGGTACAGGAGGGGACAGATCAGGTTCAGCAGGTATGGTCAGGTAAGTGAGGGGGGACAAGAGGGGACAAGTGGGGTCCAGCAGGTGAGATGGTGCTGAGCCACCTAAACACAACCAGTGGGTGGATGGGCATCCTCTTTGATAGCAACTTCACACCAGCATCTTTGGATGTGGGTTGTTGGAGGGCAGACCACTGGTGGTGAGGCCAACATTCgaacacactttgtttttataaatgtgtacGCTCCTGTTTCTTAAAGAGAATGAGCTGCCCTATGTCCCAGAAGACATGAACACTGGGTTGGAGGGAACCCTGGTGATACAGAGCATGGAGGGGGAAAGGCCTCTGGTATCGATGGGAGTCCAGTCGAGTTTTATAAAGACTTCTGGAGTGAGATGGGCAAAGATCTTTTAACTATTTTTACAAGGGTTTTAGAGACATGCTAATGCTGCTAATAAGCTGCAGAAGAGCAATAATAACTTTCCTGCCTGAAAAAGGAGACCTACAGGAGATTAAGAACTAGCGTCCTGTGTGCCAACACTGCACAAACTAGAAGATCCTATCCAAAGCGCTGGCAAAACGCCTGAGAGAGGCGATGGACCACGTGATCCACCAAGACCAGACCTATTGTTTGCCTGGTAGATCTATCCTGGACAATGTGTCCTTAATTCGAGATATTTTGGACATCTCTAGTTCATTTACCTTTACCTCTGGAAGACTCTGGAGAGTTTCGGCCTCAGCCCAGGTCTCATAGCCATGATCAATGATTTGTATCAGGACATTGAGAGTGTACTAAAGATTAATGGAGGTCTGAGTGCATCTTTTAAAgtgcacaggggggggggggagacagggcTGCTCTCTCTCAGGGATGTTTCAGCTCTGTCCATTGAACCCATGCTAAACAAAATAAGAGCTAACATTGAAGGTGTGATTTTAGATGATTTGAACAAAAGTCACATTTTATCAgcataaaaaatgtaagaacTGCAGAAAATTGTTGATGATGAACCACGTCAGCTGCCAGAGTAAACGCTGGCAGTTTGGAGTTGGGAGGGGGTCTACCCAGTCTACCCAGGGGGGTTGATGTGGAAAAGAGATGGTCTCAAATATCTGGGAGTATACATTGGCAACAAGGCCATAGTTCAGAAGAACTGGGAGGGGGTGGTACAAAACATACAAGGAAGACTAAACAAATGGAAATGGCTGAAGCCACAGTTATCCTTCAGAGGCAGaacattaataatgaataaccTGGTAGCCTCTGTGGCATCGGTTCGCCTGCATGGAACCACCAAAAGGACTGACAAAAACTACAAGCTATTTGAAGAGATTTGTTTTGGGACAGGTTACACTGGGTGCCCCAGagtatgttgtttttacctaaggcggggggggggggcaggcctTGTGCACATACAAAGCAGATTATCAACATTCAGAGAACAATTTGTACAAAAATACCAAAATAGGTCCACATGATGTTGTTTGGGGACAAGCGACAAGCAGCATACTGAGTAGGACAGCTGGTCTGGGGTTAGACAATGCACTGTTCTGTGTGGATTATCTCCTTTTTATgagtcactttttaaaaagtggaacctttttaaatggaaaagacAGGAACCTACAAACTCTCTTCACTGGCTACTAGAAGAACCTCAAATCAACTGAGCCAGGCTGGATGTCCAGGTCAGCTGAACACCAGGCCTCATCAGCATGCTGTGCACCACTGGAGCTGTCACCTTAAGGAGAGTAGTGGATACAGCAGGTCCTGGACTAACCAACATACCGGCTACAGCTTCCCTTCTCGGACAGAGGTCTATGCGACAGACAAAGAACATTTAGTAGTAAAAGACtaacagaggaggaggtagaggagggctgggagagcaccttcacctgcaccagaGGATCAATTTTAGGCAGTGACTGAGCTGCCTCAACAGACTCGCAGACACTCAGGACCGAGCACACGGAGGCAGAGaggactgagagacagaaacacatgggAGGAGAGACTCTGGAAAGGACTGAGCTGTAAAGCTAGACCCTTTAAGTTCATTTAagttgtgtttgattgtgtgtgtatggtgtgaataaaacatgctgaaaagcaacagttgtgtctctggctgtgtgtgggagagccctgtggcatggtcaactgccacaTGCTGCAGGAATACACTGCTGGAATAGAAACTCCTGACGACAGCGATCCTTTTCCAGAGCTGGGATTTACCCCGAATCTGGATGGGCTCACAGGgccctttttaaataaaatggactGCAGACACGTGGACTTATACACAGCCAAAAGGAGAGCCGagtatgaatgttgtgttttagtccTGAACAAAAGTAAACTGGATGGGAGGGTTGACAttgtgtggaggaaaaaaattaGATATACACAGTAATGTGAAACCAGTATGGAGggttatatatataaaccacttTTAAAGAAAAGGACTGGTGACCTGCAGTGGAGGATTTTACACGGAGCAATCGCAGTTAACACTTTTATCTTCACCATCAACCCTACAGTTTCGTGCAGATGTCCGTTTTGTGGggaagcagaaaaaaatgttcactgttTTTATGACTGTAAAAAACGTACTAACCTTTCCAAAACACtagagaatgttttttttttaaattaaaaatctagagaatgtttttttttttaattaaaaatctgtctgtctgtctgtctctctgtctctctctctgtgtgtctctctctgtgtctctctctctgtcagagtgCAAGTTTGGAGTGAGTGTGGTGTGCTACAGAGAATGTATCAGATTGTTAGATTTTTCTACCCTTTCTTTGCTCTTCCTTCTTTACTTATAGTAgtagtgtgtttctgtgtaagTAATAGTGTGTGTAGAAGTAGTGTAgttggtggaggtggtggttgCCGGTGTGTCTGACTCTGTACAGcatggctgctgcaggtggaggcttCGGCCTCCACAAACTAACACGCCCACACGCCATCAAACTGTGTCCGGCTGTGGACTGCTCTGTCGAAGAGGTCAGTCTGGCTGTAGGTGAGGTTGTTGGCTATGATAGCGTAAAGTCTGCTTCCAGAATGAACAGCGCTGTGGTAATTTTTCTGGAAAGCATAGACAAAGTGAATCAGTTACTGGAGAGTGAAA
Protein-coding regions in this window:
- the LOC117772554 gene encoding LOW QUALITY PROTEIN: zinc finger BED domain-containing protein 5-like (The sequence of the model RefSeq protein was modified relative to this genomic sequence to represent the inferred CDS: substituted 1 base at 1 genomic stop codon), producing the protein MDKFLIRKSQATDAPVAKKPTLRKYDESYLQFGFTITGTTEQRPQCVLCAEVLANDSMKPCKLKRHLDTKHPDLKEKPVDFFKRDGLQQQQTTISKHSTVSKQCLEASYVVAHRIAKLGKPHTIAETLILPAAQDMCRIMIGESAAAKLSAIPMSNDTVSRRISEMSSDIKEQLIHYIQISPXYALQLDESTDIAGQAQLLTYVRYVREKEIEEDILFCRPLQTRTTGEAIFNVLDSFIQDSGFGWGKCIGLCTDGARSMTGRERGLVARVQQVAPLVQWTHCMVHREALAAKKMPPLFESVLHQAVKIINHIKARP